The nucleotide sequence AATTTTTCACATTATTATAGGCGTATATAgctaaaaaatgtttttttaaatgaaacgTGCTTGTAGTAATTACCTCGGAATgggaaataaataaacagaaatataattaaaaaaaagaaaaaaaggattattattattgccacatataaatagttataggaatcattttcttaattttatatcgTATACTCTAaaggatatatataagttttattttatttttagaaatCTCAAATGTTCGCCAAAATACTTGAATTCTGCATgctaaaatttatttttcaaatatgtAGATAGCTATCTCTCGAGTATAACTTCCCTCTTTACTAAATATCTACATATCATGCTTCAccaaatatatgtatacaaaCATATATACGTATGGTATGTATATTAGTGCGTTCTACTGGTGACCCTAACGCCAATAGTgccttttattttctaaatgaAAAACATGACTTATAATGGTGTGACAAAGTCATCGTTTTTCTCATTAATATGTGTTACCATCGAATAATatacacacacatatatatatgttagaATGTGCGAGGAGatgcaaatttttatttatttagtCCTATACTACCATATTCATTAGTCATTTTACTCCAAAACTAGTTTTCCAATCGTTACTCTggggaaaatataaaaaaaacacaattataaaacatCTATTCTATGTcatattatacaaatatataatagctatatataatttttttattaccaCACATACATGCTGCATATCTTATCgttaatttaaaaacatggaaaacatatttaacaATCCAAAAAACCTAAACATTGGATCAAGAATTTTTAGCTGTAATTTTAGAGcttcagaaaaaaaaagtagcgaaaatgatgaaaacaaagatactaaaaaaaaaatggtcAATGGAAATGGAGTAAACAATTCAAACATAAATGAAGACAACActgatgatgaaaatgccgataaaaatttaaaaatgtatttatttaatgaaaatataaaagtaaaaattgGTACCATTAGATTTATTGGACAGTTAAAAAATCACCCTAATAAGGATCAAACATATTATGGTATTGAATGGGATAATGAATGTGATGGTAAAAATGCAGGATGCTTTGataatgaattttatttttttcctttgcattttattaaaaaaaataatccaaatatatattataagtaTAATAAGGATAAAGATTTAATACCTAGAAATGTAgatgatttaaaaatgtatgtaaaaagttttttatGCGAAAATGGTAGCAATACAGTAAAACCATGCTCTTTTCTGTCtcttaataatatacatgttGGAATAACATTTATACAAGCTTTAAATTTtagatataattattttccagATTTAGATTTATCTATAGAAGATTatcaaacaaaaaaagtaaaaaaagttatattttCAGGGGAAGAAAAAGTTtgcaattattttaaaaattttgaaaatttaaataatattacgttaaataaatgtttaatatatacaacaggttttataaataatttatattttcataatctAGAAAGTTTGTCTTTATCTAATAATCTTTTTTGTCAATGGatagatatatttaaaataattaaaatcgCAAACAAATTATCTTATCTTAATTTgtcacaaaatatatttacaaaattgaCATTAGAAAACTTACTATTGTCTAgtttatatgataatagcgaaataaataatggtGATACAAAAATTGAGATAATTCATGgtgataataatgatactGAGGCTATGCCTAATGCAAAAGGCATAAACTTAGATCACAATAATTCTGatcttatttattttgacaACATAAAAGAACTTTGTCTTGACAATACACTAATAGATTGGGATGatgtattaattttatcatttgtttttccGAATTTGGAAATTCttagtttaaaaaataattatataagaaacatcaaaattaaaaatttacgtattaaaaaaaattcaataatatataaatatattactaatgataaatatgctAGCATATTTTATCCAGATTTAGTAAACTcaagaaaaaattgttcTTGTGATTATTTTACAGGCTCCAATAATGTGTCTAACATTAATACACATTATAGTGAACCAACATTGGATGAGATGAATAGGTCAAGTGATAATACCAGcaaaaatttaaacaattATACCGAAAAATCAATGAAAACTGTGTGCtgtgaaaatattaataaaactaACGATactacaaaaaataattcatatgATGTAAATTTTACCAATGGCAATAACAGCAATAGTAGTAGGGAAGAAGAAGAGGGGTGCGACCATATTAAAgttgatttattaaaaaatttacgaaaaattgttttaaacgataattatttatatagttatgaagaattattttatttcatatataaaataaagcacATCGAATCTATAtacttaaataataataaatttagcGACAATAgtaatttaataaacatagcttataatatatgcacacaaaaggaaaaacaaaattctCAAGATATAAGtgtaaataatgaaaatccTCAAAGCATAGGTCAATCAGCATTCGATgttataaatgaaaattttagtAATATCAAAGAATTTTTGtttgataataatgaaataaataattatgaaacaTTCAGAGATTTgttttatgtattatataatatagaaatattaaaattgcaaaattacaaatttatggaaaaaaaaaaaaacttaagatatatattaatatctaTTATGCCTAATTTAAAGGTCTTAAATTACagttgtataaataaaaatgaaagaatCAATTCAGAGcgcttttttatatctttgtACCAAAGGGACCCAATTGCAAAGATCTTTAATGAACCGGTTTTAAACAAAAAGCATAGTGATAGACTGGAAAAATTGCATTACAAGGCAACCGAAGGTAGGAAACCACATACATAGaagtttttatttcataaataaatctAGCAATAATACCGCAcaaaacattatttttgagGACAATCGTTGTCCAAAAATTATCTTATGAAGTAGACATAAATTTTCTTGtg is from Plasmodium chabaudi chabaudi strain AS genome assembly, chromosome: 8 and encodes:
- a CDS encoding cytoskeleton associated protein, putative — translated: MENIFNNPKNLNIGSRIFSCNFRASEKKSSENDENKDTKKKMVNGNGVNNSNINEDNTDDENADKNLKMYLFNENIKVKIGTIRFIGQLKNHPNKDQTYYGIEWDNECDGKNAGCFDNEFYFFPLHFIKKNNPNIYYKYNKDKDLIPRNVDDLKMYVKSFLCENGSNTVKPCSFLSLNNIHVGITFIQALNFRYNYFPDLDLSIEDYQTKKVKKVIFSGEEKVCNYFKNFENLNNITLNKCLIYTTGFINNLYFHNLESLSLSNNLFCQWIDIFKIIKIANKLSYLNLSQNIFTKLTLENLLLSSLYDNSEINNGDTKIEIIHGDNNDTEAMPNAKGINLDHNNSDLIYFDNIKELCLDNTLIDWDDVLILSFVFPNLEILSLKNNYIRNIKIKNLRIKKNSIIYKYITNDKYASIFYPDLVNSRKNCSCDYFTGSNNVSNINTHYSEPTLDEMNRSSDNTSKNLNNYTEKSMKTVCCENINKTNDTTKNNSYDVNFTNGNNSNSSREEEEGCDHIKVDLLKNLRKIVLNDNYLYSYEELFYFIYKIKHIESIYLNNNKFSDNSNLINIAYNICTQKEKQNSQDISVNNENPQSIGQSAFDVINENFSNIKEFLFDNNEINNYETFRDLFYVLYNIEILKLQNYKFMEKKKNLRYILISIMPNLKVLNYSCINKNERINSERFFISLYQRDPIAKIFNEPVLNKKHSDRLEKLHYKATEDQGTNERSTSMQGNVINIQIIPEFINSQKFNIIKKKVNKNMSIKDLKYLCSRLYSIPITKIKMFYTDENNPLCIEITDTNSSLYTYGIEDNSKIKIQTED